A section of the Pimelobacter simplex genome encodes:
- a CDS encoding NAD(P)H-quinone dehydrogenase, which translates to MARVVIVGGGPGGYESALVAAQLGAEVVVVDSDGVGGSAVLTDCVPSKTLIATAEVMTDFGAAGELGILADEPRVDLARVNERVKALALAQSADIAGRLAREGVTVVPGRGRLDGPSRVVATAADGTETSYDADAVLIATGATPRVLDTAQPDGERILTWEQVYDLADLPEHVIVVGSGVTGAEFASAYQSLGIPVTLVSSRDRVLPGEDQDAAQVLEDVLTRRGMTVLGRSRMQSVTRDGDVVTVTLQDGREVTGSHCILALGSVPNTAGLGLEEAGVRLDDGGFVSVDRVSRTSAPGVYAAGDCTGVFMLASVAAMQGRIAMAHVLGDAVQPLDLGVVASNVFTSPEIATVGVTQQQVDAGEVLAEVVVQPLATNPRAKMQGIVDGFVKLFVAPGSRSLLGGVVVGPRASELIHPVALAVTERLTADQLAQTFTVYPSISGSIAEAARRLHQM; encoded by the coding sequence ATGGCGCGCGTGGTGATCGTCGGAGGCGGACCGGGCGGCTACGAGTCGGCCCTGGTGGCGGCACAGCTCGGGGCGGAGGTCGTGGTCGTCGACTCCGACGGCGTCGGCGGTTCCGCCGTGCTGACCGACTGCGTGCCGAGCAAGACGCTCATCGCGACGGCCGAGGTGATGACCGACTTCGGTGCGGCTGGTGAGCTCGGGATCCTCGCCGACGAGCCGCGGGTCGACCTGGCCCGGGTCAACGAGCGGGTCAAGGCGCTGGCCCTGGCGCAGTCGGCCGACATCGCGGGCCGGCTGGCTCGCGAGGGCGTGACCGTGGTGCCGGGCCGGGGACGGCTCGACGGGCCCTCGCGCGTGGTCGCGACCGCGGCCGACGGCACCGAGACGTCGTACGACGCCGACGCGGTGCTCATCGCGACCGGTGCCACGCCCCGGGTGCTCGACACCGCCCAGCCCGACGGCGAGCGGATCCTCACCTGGGAGCAGGTCTACGACCTCGCCGACCTGCCCGAGCACGTGATCGTCGTCGGCTCCGGTGTCACCGGCGCGGAGTTCGCCAGCGCCTACCAGTCGCTCGGCATCCCGGTCACCCTCGTCTCCTCGCGCGACCGGGTCCTGCCCGGCGAGGACCAGGACGCCGCCCAGGTGCTCGAGGACGTCCTCACCCGCCGCGGCATGACCGTCCTCGGCCGCTCCCGCATGCAGTCGGTCACCCGGGACGGCGACGTCGTCACGGTGACCCTCCAGGACGGCCGTGAGGTCACCGGCTCGCACTGCATCCTCGCCCTCGGCTCGGTCCCCAACACCGCGGGCCTGGGCCTCGAGGAGGCCGGCGTCCGCCTCGACGACGGCGGCTTCGTCAGCGTCGACCGCGTCTCCCGTACGTCGGCCCCGGGCGTCTACGCCGCCGGCGACTGCACGGGCGTCTTCATGCTCGCCTCCGTCGCCGCCATGCAGGGCCGGATCGCGATGGCCCACGTCCTCGGCGACGCCGTCCAGCCGCTCGACCTCGGGGTGGTGGCGTCCAACGTCTTCACCTCGCCCGAGATCGCCACCGTCGGCGTCACCCAGCAGCAGGTCGACGCCGGCGAGGTGCTCGCCGAGGTCGTCGTGCAGCCGCTCGCGACCAACCCGCGCGCCAAGATGCAGGGCATCGTCGACGGCTTCGTCAAGCTCTTCGTCGCGCCGGGCTCGCGCAGCCTGCTCGGCGGCGTCGTGGTCGGGCCGCGGGCGTCCGAGCTGATCCACCCGGTCGCGCTCGCCGTGACCGAGCGGCTCACCGCCGACCAGCTCGCCCAGACGTTCACCGTCTACCCGTCGATCAGCGGCTCGATCGCCGAGGCCGCCCGCCGCCTCCACCAGATGTAG
- a CDS encoding ribose-5-phosphate isomerase, whose translation MRVHLGCDHAGLELKSHLIGWLTEHGYEPVDHGPFVYDALDDYPVFCLRAAEGVRADRAKGLDSLGVVIGGSGNGEQIAANKVQGVRAALAWSEQTASLAREHNDAWVVAVGGRMHTLDEMTRLVEVFLTTPFPGDERHVRRIGQLSSYETTGELPPLPESALGHGQA comes from the coding sequence ATGCGCGTCCACCTCGGCTGCGACCACGCCGGCCTCGAGCTCAAGTCCCACCTCATCGGCTGGCTCACCGAGCACGGCTACGAGCCGGTCGACCACGGCCCGTTCGTCTACGACGCGCTCGACGACTACCCGGTCTTCTGCCTGCGGGCCGCCGAGGGCGTCCGCGCCGACCGGGCGAAGGGCCTCGACAGCCTCGGCGTCGTGATCGGGGGCTCCGGCAACGGCGAGCAGATCGCGGCCAACAAGGTCCAGGGCGTGCGCGCGGCGCTGGCCTGGTCCGAGCAGACCGCGAGCCTGGCCCGCGAGCACAACGACGCGTGGGTCGTCGCGGTCGGCGGCCGGATGCACACGCTCGACGAGATGACCCGCCTGGTCGAGGTCTTCCTGACCACGCCGTTCCCGGGCGACGAGCGCCACGTGCGCCGGATCGGCCAGCTGTCGTCGTACGAGACCACCGGCGAGCTCCCGCCGCTGCCCGAGTCCGCGCTCGGGCACGGCCAGGCCTGA
- a CDS encoding Fpg/Nei family DNA glycosylase codes for MPEGHTLHRLAGELSTVFGGHLVQVGSPQGRFAESAARLDGARLVDAEAWGKQLFVRFEDERFVHVHLGLYGTFEVRDGVPEIPLPIGQVRLRLARPGAYGDLRGATTCALVTAAERAAVVAKAGPDPLRADADPDRAWARISRSSAPIGTLLMDQTVLAGVGNVYRAEVLFRHRIHPLRPGRTLRVSQWHAIWDDLVVLMTEGVATGRIDTVRPEHTPEAMGRAPRVDDHGGEVYVYRRTGQPCHVCGGPVRTEVLGGRNLFWCPRCQPTFRSRAAR; via the coding sequence ATGCCCGAGGGCCATACCCTCCACCGGCTCGCCGGCGAGCTCAGCACCGTCTTCGGCGGCCACCTGGTCCAGGTCGGCAGCCCGCAGGGACGCTTCGCCGAGTCTGCCGCCCGCCTCGACGGCGCGCGCCTGGTCGATGCCGAGGCGTGGGGCAAGCAGCTCTTCGTCCGCTTCGAGGACGAGCGGTTCGTGCACGTCCACCTGGGGCTCTACGGCACCTTCGAGGTCCGCGACGGCGTCCCGGAGATCCCGCTGCCGATCGGCCAGGTGCGGCTGCGCCTCGCCCGCCCCGGCGCGTACGGCGACCTGCGCGGCGCGACCACCTGCGCCCTGGTCACCGCTGCCGAGCGCGCCGCGGTGGTCGCCAAGGCCGGCCCGGACCCGCTGCGCGCGGACGCCGACCCCGACCGGGCCTGGGCCCGGATCAGCCGCAGCAGCGCGCCGATCGGCACCCTGCTCATGGACCAGACGGTGCTCGCCGGCGTCGGCAACGTCTACCGCGCCGAGGTCCTCTTCCGGCACCGGATCCACCCGCTGCGCCCCGGTCGCACGCTTCGGGTCTCGCAGTGGCACGCGATCTGGGACGATCTGGTCGTGCTCATGACCGAGGGGGTCGCGACCGGGCGGATCGACACCGTCCGGCCCGAGCACACCCCCGAGGCGATGGGCCGCGCGCCGCGGGTCGACGACCACGGCGGCGAGGTCTACGTCTACCGGCGGACCGGCCAGCCCTGCCACGTGTGCGGCGGCCCGGTCCGTACCGAGGTGCTCGGCGGACGCAACCTCTTCTGGTGTCCCCGGTGCCAGCCGACCTTCCGGTCCCGGGCGGCGCGATGA
- a CDS encoding ABC transporter substrate-binding protein: MRTTRLLAPFAAAVLVSAVAACAPAEDKAEQTGKTAGADKCAVGDLPLVSKGVLSVGTDSPAYEPWFVDNDPSNGKGYESAVAYAIADQLGFSKDQVKWVTVPFNNSYKPGKKNFDFDINQISVDPEREKAVDFSEGYYSAAQAVIVLKDSPAAKITDLTELAKFKIGAQTGTTSLTAIRDVIKPEKDPLVFQNTNNAKQAMLNGQVDAIIADLPTAFYISSVEIPDSKLLGQFQYDSGTPEEFGLLFEQGNKLLPCVNGALDTLKKEGTLAELQKKWLSDVVSVPELK, translated from the coding sequence ATGCGGACCACACGTCTCCTCGCCCCCTTCGCCGCCGCCGTCCTCGTCTCCGCGGTCGCCGCGTGCGCCCCGGCGGAGGACAAGGCCGAGCAGACCGGCAAGACCGCGGGCGCCGACAAGTGCGCCGTCGGCGACCTGCCCCTCGTCTCCAAGGGCGTGCTCTCGGTCGGCACCGACTCGCCGGCGTACGAGCCGTGGTTCGTCGACAACGACCCGAGCAACGGCAAGGGCTACGAGTCCGCGGTCGCCTACGCGATCGCCGACCAGCTGGGCTTCAGCAAGGACCAGGTGAAGTGGGTGACGGTCCCCTTCAACAACTCCTACAAGCCGGGCAAGAAGAACTTCGACTTCGACATCAACCAGATCTCGGTCGACCCCGAGCGCGAGAAGGCCGTGGACTTCTCGGAGGGCTACTACTCCGCCGCGCAGGCCGTGATCGTCCTCAAGGACAGCCCGGCGGCCAAGATCACCGACCTCACCGAGCTGGCGAAGTTCAAGATCGGCGCCCAGACCGGGACGACCTCGCTGACCGCGATCCGCGACGTCATCAAGCCCGAGAAGGACCCGCTGGTCTTCCAGAACACCAACAACGCCAAGCAGGCCATGCTCAACGGCCAGGTCGACGCGATCATCGCGGACCTGCCGACGGCGTTCTACATCAGCTCGGTCGAGATCCCGGACAGCAAGCTGCTCGGTCAGTTCCAGTACGACTCGGGCACTCCTGAGGAGTTCGGCCTGCTGTTCGAGCAGGGCAACAAGCTGCTCCCCTGCGTCAACGGCGCGCTCGACACCCTGAAGAAGGAGGGCACGCTGGCGGAGCTCCAGAAGAAGTGGCTCTCCGACGTCGTGAGCGTGCCCGAGCTCAAGTGA